The Lynx canadensis isolate LIC74 chromosome D1, mLynCan4.pri.v2, whole genome shotgun sequence genome has a segment encoding these proteins:
- the GLYATL2 gene encoding glycine N-acyltransferase-like protein 2: MFVLHESQKLHILYESLEKSIPESLKVYGAVFNIKNKNPFNMEVLVDAWPDYQIVITRPQREEMKDDLDHYTNTYQIFTKAPDKLEEVLARPQVINWDQVFQIQGCQESLQEAIRKISASKSVQVDYVKTILIMTEMPVEPNDDQVDVMESFKMPKVDDDTKKGSFQNISLDPSHAGLVNEQWTFGKNDRSLKYIERCLQNFPGFGVLGPEGRLISWIVMEQSCEMRMGYTVPKYQKHGYMKKTSVHLMNYVIQKKVSCYFHMSEHKEESNQALRDLKFKAASCGWHQWKCSPEKYC, encoded by the exons ATGTTTGTGCTTCATGAATCCCAGAAGCTGCATATTCTGTATGAATCCCTGGAAAAGAGCATCCCTGAGTCCTTGAAG GTATATGGTGCcgttttcaacattaaaaataaaaatccattcaaCATGGAGGTGCTGGTGGATGCCTGGCCAGATTATCAGATAGTCATTACTCGGCCTCAGAGAGAG GAGATGAAGGATGACCTGGATCATTATACCAACACTTACCAAATCTTCACCAAAGCTCCTGACAAGTTAGAGGAAGTCCTGGCACGGCCCCAGGTTATCAATTGGGACCAAGTCTTCCAGATCCAAG gtTGCCAAGAGAGCTTGCAAGAGGCAATAAGAAAGATTTCAGCTTCAAAATCAGTGCAGGTGGATTACGTGAAGACGATACTCATTATGACAGAAATGCCGGTGGAACCCAATGATGACCAGGTGGATGTGATGGAGTCATTTAAAATGCCCAAAGTGGATGACGATACCAA gAAAGGAAGCTTTCAGAACATTTCCTTGGATCCCTCCCATGCAGGGCTTGTGAATGAACAGTGGACATTTGGGAAAAATGATAGGAGCTTGAAATATATTGAACGCTGCCTCCAGAATTTTCCAGGATTCGGTGTGCTGGGTCCAGAGGGGCGCCTTATCTCTTGGATTGTGATGGAACAGTCCTGTGAGATGAGAATGGGCTACACTGTCCCCAAATACCAAAAGCACGGCTATATGAAGAAAACCAGTGTTCACCTTATGAATTATGTTATTCAGAAAAAAGTGTCATGTTATTTTCATATGTCAGAACATAAAGAAGAATCCAATCAGGCACTGAGGGATCTGAAGTTTAAGGCTGCTTCTTGTGGTTGGCATCAGTGGAAATGCAGTCCTGAGAAATATTGTTGA